A section of the Tamandua tetradactyla isolate mTamTet1 chromosome 4, mTamTet1.pri, whole genome shotgun sequence genome encodes:
- the RPTN gene encoding repetin isoform X3 has protein sequence MAQLLNSIITVIEVFQKYSSENGDCTSLCKKELKKLLLAEFGDVLRRPNDPEAVETIMSLLDRDRNGHIDFQEYLLLVFQLAQACYQKLDKSCGARTSQQEEGQEGTRHHKFPRNTSRQRHEREKQESHHSQSETQDRDTCYGRSERQDRDTHYDQSERQGRDAHHGQSQRQGLDAHHGQSQRPDRGTHHGQSERQSLDAHHGQSQRQGLDAHHSQSQRQGLDAHHGQSERQERGTHYGHSEKQDQDFSDDQSERQDRDTRYGQSEKQDQDSCNGQSERLGQDSSYGQRLSHKSNSGQSKRQGYILALNQYEKSGQDSYYSQSESLSRQSSCGQSRRPRQDSWQESGCGQTEGQSQSSHYGQTGRQGQSSHNVQIDGQDQSSHYGQTGRQGQSSHYGQTDRQSFGSQCGQTDRQSQSSHYVQIDGQSQGSHYGQTDRQSFGSQCGQTGRQGQSSHYGQTDRQGQSSHYGQTGRQGQSSHNVQIDGQDQSSHYGQTSRQGQSSHYGQTGRQGQSSHYGQTDRQGQSSHNVQIDGQDQSSHYGQTSRQGQSSHYGQTGRQGQSSHYGQTDRQSFGSQCGQTDRQSQSSHYVQIDGQSQSSHYGQTGRQGQSSHYVQIDGQDQSSHYGQTGRQGQSSHYGQTDRQSLGSQCGQTGRQGQSSHYVQIDGQSQGSHYGQTGRQSLGSHCGQTGRQGQSSHYGQTDRQGQSSHYGQTGRQGQSSHNGQIDGQDQSSHNGQTGRQGQSSHNVQIDGQDQSSHYGQTGRQGQSSHYGQIDGQDQSSHYGQTGRQGQSSHYVQIDGQDQSSHYGQTGRQGQSSHNVQIDGQDQSSHYGQTGRQGLSSHYSYGLQSGVEQRNSHQAWGQPSEDDNRYHEHKFLAQIQQERPLCHRGRDWQSCGREQEHGQAQTTQSHREEERPRRQTQRRQSQEGQDGPWQAQGRQIPQEDQSCQRRDTQTHDAEQNRQRQDAQTHDAEQNRQRRDAQTHDAEQNRQRRDTQTHDAEQNRQRRDTQTHGEDQNCQRQQDRQTHEEEERYQGSQEHQTQRTQQGRPNREPFHMNENQGCGSQGSHGNPTFHPAQSGVRPQRRDEGRGHSIRAASSPSPLYDYVQEQRSHRY, from the exons ATGGCTCAACTTCTGAACAGCATAATCACTGTGATCGAGGTATTCCAGAAATACAGCAGTGAAAACGGGGACTGCACCTCACTGTGCAAGAAGGAGCTGAAGAAACTGCTTCTGGCTGAGTTTGGAGACGTCCTCCGG aGACCGAATGACCCAGAAGCTGTGGAAACCATCATGAGCCTCTTGGATAGAGACAGAAATGGACATATTGACTTTCAGGAATATCTCTTATTGGTGTTCCAACTGGCCCAAGCCTGCTATCAGAAGCTAGATAAGTCATGTGGGGCTAGAACCTCCCAGCAAGAAGAGGGGCAGGAGGGAACACGGCACCATAAGTTCCCAAGAAACACAAGCAGGCAGAGGCATGAGCGAGAAAAGCAGGAATCCCACCACAGCCAGTCGGAGACACAAGACAGGGACACCTGCTACGGTCGGTCTGAGAGACAAGATAGGGATACTCATTATGATCAGTCTGAGAGACAAGGTCGGGATGCCCACCATGGCCAGTCTCAGAGACAAGGTCTGGATGCCCACCATGGCCAGTCTCAGAGACCAGATAGGGGCACCCACCATGGCCAGTCTGAAAGACAAAGTCTGGATGCTCACCATGGCCAGTCTCAGAGACAAGGTTTGGATGCCCACCACAGCCAGTCTCAGAGACAAGGTCTGGATGCCCACCATGGCCAGTCTGAGAGACAAGAGAGGGGTACCCACTATGGTCACTCTGAGAAACAAGACCAGGATTTCAGTGATGATCAATCTGAGAGACAAGATAGGGACACCCGCTATGGTCAGTCTGAGAAACAAGATCAGGATTCTTGCAATGGTCAGTCTGAGAGACTAGGTCAGGATTCCAGTTATGGTCAAAGATTGAGTCATAAATCTAACAGCGGCCAGTCTAAAAGACAGGGATATATCTTAGCCTTAAATCAGTATGAGAAATCAGGTCAGGATTCTTATTACAGCCAATCTGAAAGTCTTAGCCGACAGTCAAGCTGTGGTCAATCTAGAAGACCTAGACAGGACTCTTGGCAGGAATCAGGCTGTGGTCAGACAGAAGGACAAAGCCAGAGTTCCCACTATGGTCAGACAGGCAGACAAGGTCAGAGTTCCCACAATGTTCAGATAGATGGACAAGATCAGAGTTCCCACTATGGTCAGACAGGCAGACAAGGTCAGAGTTCTCACTATggtcagacagacagacaaagctTTGGTTCTCAGTGTggtcagacagacagacagagtcAGAGTTCTCACTATGTCCAGATAGATGGACAAAGTCAGGGTTCCCACTATggtcagacagacagacaaagctTTGGTTCTCAGTGTGGTCAGACAGGCAGACAAGGTCAGAGTTCCCACTATggtcagacagacagacaaggtCAGAGTTCCCACTATGGTCAGACAGGCAGACAAGGCCAGAGTTCCCACAATGTTCAGATAGACGGACAAGATCAGAGTTCTCACTATGGTCAGACAAGCAGACAAGGTCAGAGTTCCCACTATGGTCAGACAGGCAGACAAGGTCAGAGTTCCCACTATggtcagacagacagacaaggtCAGAGTTCCCACAATGTTCAGATAGATGGACAAGATCAGAGTTCTCACTATGGTCAGACAAGCAGACAAGGTCAGAGTTCCCACTATGGTCAGACAGGCAGACAAGGCCAGAGTTCTCACTATggtcagacagacagacaaagctTTGGTTCTCAGTGTggtcagacagacagacagagtcAGAGTTCTCACTATGTCCAGATAGATGGACAAA GTCAGAGTTCCCACTATGGTCAGACAGGCAGACAAGGCCAGAGTTCCCACTATGTTCAGATAGACGGACAAGATCAGAGTTCCCACTATGGTCAGACAGGCAGACAAGGTCAAAGTTCTCACTATggtcagacagacagacaaagccTTGGTTCTCAGTGTGGTCAAACAGGCAGACAAGGTCAGAGTTCCCATTATGTCCAGATAGATGGACAAAGTCAGGGTTCCCACTATGGTCAGACAGGCAGACAAAGCCTTGGTTCTCACTGTGGTCAAACAGGCAGACAAG GTCAGAGTTCCCACTATggtcagacagacagacaaggtCAGAGTTCCCACTATGGTCAGACAGGCAGACAAGGCCAGAGTTCCCACAATGGTCAGATAGACGGACAAGATCAGAGTTCCCACAATGGTCAGACAGGCAGACAAGGCCAGAGTTCCCACAATGTTCAGATAGACGGACAAGATCAGAGTTCCCACTATGGTCAGACAGGCAGACAAGGTCAGAGTTCCCACTATGGTCAGATAGATGGACAAGATCAGAGTTCTCACTATGGTCAGACAGGAAGACAAGGCCAGAGTTCCCACTATGTTCAGATAGACGGACAAGATCAGAGTTCCCACTATGGTCAGACAGGTAGACAAGGTCAGAGTTCCCACAATGTTCAGATAGACGGACAGGATCAGAGTTCCCACTACGGTCAGACAGGCAGACAAGGCCTGAGTTCCCACTATAGTTATGGACTGCAGTCAGGAGTAGAGCAGCGGAACAGCCACCAGGCGTGGGGGCAGCCATCTGAGGATGATAACCGATACCACGAGCACAAGTTCTTAGCACAAATCCAGCAGGAGAGGCCCCTCTGCCACAGAGGGAGAGACTGGCAGTCCTGCGGCAGGGAGCAGGAGCACGGACAGGCCCAGACCACGCAGAGCCACCGGGAGGAGGAGAGGCCACGTCGtcagactcagaggagacagagccAGGAGGGTCAGGATGGCCCATGGCAGGCACAGGGTAGACAGATCCCCCAAGAGGATCAAAGCTGCCAGAGACGAGACACGCAAACCCACGACGCTGAGCAGAACCGTCAGAGACAAGACGCACAAACCCACGACGCTGAGCAGAACCGTCAGAGACGAGACGCACAAACCCACGACGCTGAGCAGAACCGTCAGAGACGAGACACGCAAACCCACGACGCTGAGCAGAACCGTCAGAGACGAGACACGCAAACCCACGGAGAGGATCAAAACTGTCAGCGGCAACAGGATAGGCAAACCCATGAGGAGGAGGAGAGGTATCAAGGGTCCCAGGAGCATCAGACCCAGAGGACCCAGCAAGGCCGCCCTAACAGAGAACCATTCCACATGAACGAGAACCAGGGGTGCGGCTCACAGGGAAGCCACGGTAACCCCACCTTCCATCCAGCGCAGAGTGGCGTGAGGCCCCAAAGAAGAGACGAGGGCAGAGGCCACTCCATCAGGGCGGCTAGCAGCCCCAGCCCTCTCTACGACTATGTACAAGAGCAGCGATCACATCGGTACTAG
- the RPTN gene encoding repetin isoform X2, with product MAQLLNSIITVIEVFQKYSSENGDCTSLCKKELKKLLLAEFGDVLRRPNDPEAVETIMSLLDRDRNGHIDFQEYLLLVFQLAQACYQKLDKSCGARTSQQEEGQEGTRHHKFPRNTSRQRHEREKQESHHSQSETQDRDTCYGRSERQDRDTHYDQSERQGRDAHHGQSQRQGLDAHHGQSQRPDRGTHHGQSERQSLDAHHGQSQRQGLDAHHSQSQRQGLDAHHGQSERQERGTHYGHSEKQDQDFSDDQSERQDRDTRYGQSEKQDQDSCNGQSERLGQDSSYGQRLSHKSNSGQSKRQGYILALNQYEKSGQDSYYSQSESLSRQSSCGQSRRPRQDSWQESGCGQTEGQSQSSHYGQTGRQGQSSHNVQIDGQDQSSHYGQTGRQGQSSHYGQTDRQSFGSQCGQTDRQSQSSHYVQIDGQSQGSHYGQTDRQSFGSQCGQTGRQGQSSHYGQTDRQGQSSHYGQTGRQGQSSHNVQIDGQDQSSHYGQTSRQGQSSHYGQTGRQGQSSHYGQTDRQGQSSHNVQIDGQDQSSHYGQTSRQGQSSHYGQTGRQGQSSHYGQTDRQSFGSQCGQTDRQSQSSHYGQTGRQGQSSHYVQIDGQDQSSHYGQTGRQGQSSHYGQTDRQSLGSQCGQTGRQGQSSHYVQIDGQSQGSHYGQTGRQGQSSHNVQIDGQDQSSHYGQTSRQGQSSHYGQTDRQGQSSHYGQTGRQGQSSHNGQIDGQDQSSHNGQTGRQGQSSHNVQIDGQDQSSHYGQTGRQGQSSHYGQIDGQDQSSHYGQTGRQGQSSHYVQIDGQDQSSHYGQTGRQGQSSHNVQIDGQDQSSHYGQTGRQGLSSHYSYGLQSGVEQRNSHQAWGQPSEDDNRYHEHKFLAQIQQERPLCHRGRDWQSCGREQEHGQAQTTQSHREEERPRRQTQRRQSQEGQDGPWQAQGRQIPQEDQSCQRRDTQTHDAEQNRQRQDAQTHDAEQNRQRRDAQTHDAEQNRQRRDTQTHDAEQNRQRRDTQTHGEDQNCQRQQDRQTHEEEERYQGSQEHQTQRTQQGRPNREPFHMNENQGCGSQGSHGNPTFHPAQSGVRPQRRDEGRGHSIRAASSPSPLYDYVQEQRSHRY from the exons ATGGCTCAACTTCTGAACAGCATAATCACTGTGATCGAGGTATTCCAGAAATACAGCAGTGAAAACGGGGACTGCACCTCACTGTGCAAGAAGGAGCTGAAGAAACTGCTTCTGGCTGAGTTTGGAGACGTCCTCCGG aGACCGAATGACCCAGAAGCTGTGGAAACCATCATGAGCCTCTTGGATAGAGACAGAAATGGACATATTGACTTTCAGGAATATCTCTTATTGGTGTTCCAACTGGCCCAAGCCTGCTATCAGAAGCTAGATAAGTCATGTGGGGCTAGAACCTCCCAGCAAGAAGAGGGGCAGGAGGGAACACGGCACCATAAGTTCCCAAGAAACACAAGCAGGCAGAGGCATGAGCGAGAAAAGCAGGAATCCCACCACAGCCAGTCGGAGACACAAGACAGGGACACCTGCTACGGTCGGTCTGAGAGACAAGATAGGGATACTCATTATGATCAGTCTGAGAGACAAGGTCGGGATGCCCACCATGGCCAGTCTCAGAGACAAGGTCTGGATGCCCACCATGGCCAGTCTCAGAGACCAGATAGGGGCACCCACCATGGCCAGTCTGAAAGACAAAGTCTGGATGCTCACCATGGCCAGTCTCAGAGACAAGGTTTGGATGCCCACCACAGCCAGTCTCAGAGACAAGGTCTGGATGCCCACCATGGCCAGTCTGAGAGACAAGAGAGGGGTACCCACTATGGTCACTCTGAGAAACAAGACCAGGATTTCAGTGATGATCAATCTGAGAGACAAGATAGGGACACCCGCTATGGTCAGTCTGAGAAACAAGATCAGGATTCTTGCAATGGTCAGTCTGAGAGACTAGGTCAGGATTCCAGTTATGGTCAAAGATTGAGTCATAAATCTAACAGCGGCCAGTCTAAAAGACAGGGATATATCTTAGCCTTAAATCAGTATGAGAAATCAGGTCAGGATTCTTATTACAGCCAATCTGAAAGTCTTAGCCGACAGTCAAGCTGTGGTCAATCTAGAAGACCTAGACAGGACTCTTGGCAGGAATCAGGCTGTGGTCAGACAGAAGGACAAAGCCAGAGTTCCCACTATGGTCAGACAGGCAGACAAGGTCAGAGTTCCCACAATGTTCAGATAGATGGACAAGATCAGAGTTCCCACTATGGTCAGACAGGCAGACAAGGTCAGAGTTCTCACTATggtcagacagacagacaaagctTTGGTTCTCAGTGTggtcagacagacagacagagtcAGAGTTCTCACTATGTCCAGATAGATGGACAAAGTCAGGGTTCCCACTATggtcagacagacagacaaagctTTGGTTCTCAGTGTGGTCAGACAGGCAGACAAGGTCAGAGTTCCCACTATggtcagacagacagacaaggtCAGAGTTCCCACTATGGTCAGACAGGCAGACAAGGCCAGAGTTCCCACAATGTTCAGATAGACGGACAAGATCAGAGTTCTCACTATGGTCAGACAAGCAGACAAGGTCAGAGTTCCCACTATGGTCAGACAGGCAGACAAGGTCAGAGTTCCCACTATggtcagacagacagacaaggtCAGAGTTCCCACAATGTTCAGATAGATGGACAAGATCAGAGTTCTCACTATGGTCAGACAAGCAGACAAGGTCAGAGTTCCCACTATGGTCAGACAGGCAGACAAGGCCAGAGTTCTCACTATggtcagacagacagacaaagctTTGGTTCTCAGTGTggtcagacagacagacaga GTCAGAGTTCCCACTATGGTCAGACAGGCAGACAAGGCCAGAGTTCCCACTATGTTCAGATAGACGGACAAGATCAGAGTTCCCACTATGGTCAGACAGGCAGACAAGGTCAAAGTTCTCACTATggtcagacagacagacaaagccTTGGTTCTCAGTGTGGTCAAACAGGCAGACAAGGTCAGAGTTCCCATTATGTCCAGATAGATGGACAAAGTCAGGGTTCCCACTATGGTCAGACAG GCAGACAAGGCCAGAGTTCCCACAATGTTCAGATAGATGGACAAGATCAGAGTTCCCACTATGGTCAGACAAGCAGACAAGGTCAGAGTTCCCACTATggtcagacagacagacaaggtCAGAGTTCCCACTATGGTCAGACAGGCAGACAAGGCCAGAGTTCCCACAATGGTCAGATAGACGGACAAGATCAGAGTTCCCACAATGGTCAGACAGGCAGACAAGGCCAGAGTTCCCACAATGTTCAGATAGACGGACAAGATCAGAGTTCCCACTATGGTCAGACAGGCAGACAAGGTCAGAGTTCCCACTATGGTCAGATAGATGGACAAGATCAGAGTTCTCACTATGGTCAGACAGGAAGACAAGGCCAGAGTTCCCACTATGTTCAGATAGACGGACAAGATCAGAGTTCCCACTATGGTCAGACAGGTAGACAAGGTCAGAGTTCCCACAATGTTCAGATAGACGGACAGGATCAGAGTTCCCACTACGGTCAGACAGGCAGACAAGGCCTGAGTTCCCACTATAGTTATGGACTGCAGTCAGGAGTAGAGCAGCGGAACAGCCACCAGGCGTGGGGGCAGCCATCTGAGGATGATAACCGATACCACGAGCACAAGTTCTTAGCACAAATCCAGCAGGAGAGGCCCCTCTGCCACAGAGGGAGAGACTGGCAGTCCTGCGGCAGGGAGCAGGAGCACGGACAGGCCCAGACCACGCAGAGCCACCGGGAGGAGGAGAGGCCACGTCGtcagactcagaggagacagagccAGGAGGGTCAGGATGGCCCATGGCAGGCACAGGGTAGACAGATCCCCCAAGAGGATCAAAGCTGCCAGAGACGAGACACGCAAACCCACGACGCTGAGCAGAACCGTCAGAGACAAGACGCACAAACCCACGACGCTGAGCAGAACCGTCAGAGACGAGACGCACAAACCCACGACGCTGAGCAGAACCGTCAGAGACGAGACACGCAAACCCACGACGCTGAGCAGAACCGTCAGAGACGAGACACGCAAACCCACGGAGAGGATCAAAACTGTCAGCGGCAACAGGATAGGCAAACCCATGAGGAGGAGGAGAGGTATCAAGGGTCCCAGGAGCATCAGACCCAGAGGACCCAGCAAGGCCGCCCTAACAGAGAACCATTCCACATGAACGAGAACCAGGGGTGCGGCTCACAGGGAAGCCACGGTAACCCCACCTTCCATCCAGCGCAGAGTGGCGTGAGGCCCCAAAGAAGAGACGAGGGCAGAGGCCACTCCATCAGGGCGGCTAGCAGCCCCAGCCCTCTCTACGACTATGTACAAGAGCAGCGATCACATCGGTACTAG
- the RPTN gene encoding repetin isoform X12 → MAQLLNSIITVIEVFQKYSSENGDCTSLCKKELKKLLLAEFGDVLRRPNDPEAVETIMSLLDRDRNGHIDFQEYLLLVFQLAQACYQKLDKSCGARTSQQEEGQEGTRHHKFPRNTSRQRHEREKQESHHSQSETQDRDTCYGRSERQDRDTHYDQSERQGRDAHHGQSQRQGLDAHHGQSQRPDRGTHHGQSERQSLDAHHGQSQRQGLDAHHSQSQRQGLDAHHGQSERQERGTHYGHSEKQDQDFSDDQSERQDRDTRYGQSEKQDQDSCNGQSERLGQDSSYGQRLSHKSNSGQSKRQGYILALNQYEKSGQDSYYSQSESLSRQSSCGQSRRPRQDSWQESGCGQTEGQSQSSHYGQTGRQGQSSHNVQIDGQDQSSHYGQTGRQGQSSHYGQTDRQSFGSQCGQTDRQSQSSHYVQIDGQSQGSHYGQTDRQSFGSQCGQTGRQGQSSHYGQTDRQGQSSHYGQTGRQGQSSHNVQIDGQDQSSHYGQTSRQGQSSHYGQTGRQGQSSHYGQTDRQGQSSHNVQIDGQDQSSHYGQTSRQGQSSHYVQIDGQDQSSHYGQTGRQGQSSHYGQTDRQSLGSQCGQTGRQGQSSHYVQIDGQSQGSHYGQTGRQGQSSHNVQIDGQDQSSHYGQTSRQGQSSHYGQTDRQGQSSHYGQTGRQGQSSHNGQIDGQDQSSHNGQTGRQGQSSHNVQIDGQDQSSHYGQTGRQGQSSHYGQIDGQDQSSHYGQTGRQGQSSHYVQIDGQDQSSHYGQTGRQGQSSHNVQIDGQDQSSHYGQTGRQGLSSHYSYGLQSGVEQRNSHQAWGQPSEDDNRYHEHKFLAQIQQERPLCHRGRDWQSCGREQEHGQAQTTQSHREEERPRRQTQRRQSQEGQDGPWQAQGRQIPQEDQSCQRRDTQTHDAEQNRQRQDAQTHDAEQNRQRRDAQTHDAEQNRQRRDTQTHDAEQNRQRRDTQTHGEDQNCQRQQDRQTHEEEERYQGSQEHQTQRTQQGRPNREPFHMNENQGCGSQGSHGNPTFHPAQSGVRPQRRDEGRGHSIRAASSPSPLYDYVQEQRSHRY, encoded by the exons ATGGCTCAACTTCTGAACAGCATAATCACTGTGATCGAGGTATTCCAGAAATACAGCAGTGAAAACGGGGACTGCACCTCACTGTGCAAGAAGGAGCTGAAGAAACTGCTTCTGGCTGAGTTTGGAGACGTCCTCCGG aGACCGAATGACCCAGAAGCTGTGGAAACCATCATGAGCCTCTTGGATAGAGACAGAAATGGACATATTGACTTTCAGGAATATCTCTTATTGGTGTTCCAACTGGCCCAAGCCTGCTATCAGAAGCTAGATAAGTCATGTGGGGCTAGAACCTCCCAGCAAGAAGAGGGGCAGGAGGGAACACGGCACCATAAGTTCCCAAGAAACACAAGCAGGCAGAGGCATGAGCGAGAAAAGCAGGAATCCCACCACAGCCAGTCGGAGACACAAGACAGGGACACCTGCTACGGTCGGTCTGAGAGACAAGATAGGGATACTCATTATGATCAGTCTGAGAGACAAGGTCGGGATGCCCACCATGGCCAGTCTCAGAGACAAGGTCTGGATGCCCACCATGGCCAGTCTCAGAGACCAGATAGGGGCACCCACCATGGCCAGTCTGAAAGACAAAGTCTGGATGCTCACCATGGCCAGTCTCAGAGACAAGGTTTGGATGCCCACCACAGCCAGTCTCAGAGACAAGGTCTGGATGCCCACCATGGCCAGTCTGAGAGACAAGAGAGGGGTACCCACTATGGTCACTCTGAGAAACAAGACCAGGATTTCAGTGATGATCAATCTGAGAGACAAGATAGGGACACCCGCTATGGTCAGTCTGAGAAACAAGATCAGGATTCTTGCAATGGTCAGTCTGAGAGACTAGGTCAGGATTCCAGTTATGGTCAAAGATTGAGTCATAAATCTAACAGCGGCCAGTCTAAAAGACAGGGATATATCTTAGCCTTAAATCAGTATGAGAAATCAGGTCAGGATTCTTATTACAGCCAATCTGAAAGTCTTAGCCGACAGTCAAGCTGTGGTCAATCTAGAAGACCTAGACAGGACTCTTGGCAGGAATCAGGCTGTGGTCAGACAGAAGGACAAAGCCAGAGTTCCCACTATGGTCAGACAGGCAGACAAGGTCAGAGTTCCCACAATGTTCAGATAGATGGACAAGATCAGAGTTCCCACTATGGTCAGACAGGCAGACAAGGTCAGAGTTCTCACTATggtcagacagacagacaaagctTTGGTTCTCAGTGTggtcagacagacagacagagtcAGAGTTCTCACTATGTCCAGATAGATGGACAAAGTCAGGGTTCCCACTATggtcagacagacagacaaagctTTGGTTCTCAGTGTGGTCAGACAGGCAGACAAGGTCAGAGTTCCCACTATggtcagacagacagacaaggtCAGAGTTCCCACTATGGTCAGACAGGCAGACAAGGCCAGAGTTCCCACAATGTTCAGATAGACGGACAAGATCAGAGTTCTCACTATGGTCAGACAAGCAGACAAGGTCAGAGTTCCCACTATGGTCAGACAGGCAGACAAGGTCAGAGTTCCCACTATggtcagacagacagacaaggtCAGAGTTCCCACAATGTTCAGATAGATGGACAAGATCAGAGTTCTCACTATGGTCAGACAAGCAGACAAG GCCAGAGTTCCCACTATGTTCAGATAGACGGACAAGATCAGAGTTCCCACTATGGTCAGACAGGCAGACAAGGTCAAAGTTCTCACTATggtcagacagacagacaaagccTTGGTTCTCAGTGTGGTCAAACAGGCAGACAAGGTCAGAGTTCCCATTATGTCCAGATAGATGGACAAAGTCAGGGTTCCCACTATGGTCAGACAG GCAGACAAGGCCAGAGTTCCCACAATGTTCAGATAGATGGACAAGATCAGAGTTCCCACTATGGTCAGACAAGCAGACAAGGTCAGAGTTCCCACTATggtcagacagacagacaaggtCAGAGTTCCCACTATGGTCAGACAGGCAGACAAGGCCAGAGTTCCCACAATGGTCAGATAGACGGACAAGATCAGAGTTCCCACAATGGTCAGACAGGCAGACAAGGCCAGAGTTCCCACAATGTTCAGATAGACGGACAAGATCAGAGTTCCCACTATGGTCAGACAGGCAGACAAGGTCAGAGTTCCCACTATGGTCAGATAGATGGACAAGATCAGAGTTCTCACTATGGTCAGACAGGAAGACAAGGCCAGAGTTCCCACTATGTTCAGATAGACGGACAAGATCAGAGTTCCCACTATGGTCAGACAGGTAGACAAGGTCAGAGTTCCCACAATGTTCAGATAGACGGACAGGATCAGAGTTCCCACTACGGTCAGACAGGCAGACAAGGCCTGAGTTCCCACTATAGTTATGGACTGCAGTCAGGAGTAGAGCAGCGGAACAGCCACCAGGCGTGGGGGCAGCCATCTGAGGATGATAACCGATACCACGAGCACAAGTTCTTAGCACAAATCCAGCAGGAGAGGCCCCTCTGCCACAGAGGGAGAGACTGGCAGTCCTGCGGCAGGGAGCAGGAGCACGGACAGGCCCAGACCACGCAGAGCCACCGGGAGGAGGAGAGGCCACGTCGtcagactcagaggagacagagccAGGAGGGTCAGGATGGCCCATGGCAGGCACAGGGTAGACAGATCCCCCAAGAGGATCAAAGCTGCCAGAGACGAGACACGCAAACCCACGACGCTGAGCAGAACCGTCAGAGACAAGACGCACAAACCCACGACGCTGAGCAGAACCGTCAGAGACGAGACGCACAAACCCACGACGCTGAGCAGAACCGTCAGAGACGAGACACGCAAACCCACGACGCTGAGCAGAACCGTCAGAGACGAGACACGCAAACCCACGGAGAGGATCAAAACTGTCAGCGGCAACAGGATAGGCAAACCCATGAGGAGGAGGAGAGGTATCAAGGGTCCCAGGAGCATCAGACCCAGAGGACCCAGCAAGGCCGCCCTAACAGAGAACCATTCCACATGAACGAGAACCAGGGGTGCGGCTCACAGGGAAGCCACGGTAACCCCACCTTCCATCCAGCGCAGAGTGGCGTGAGGCCCCAAAGAAGAGACGAGGGCAGAGGCCACTCCATCAGGGCGGCTAGCAGCCCCAGCCCTCTCTACGACTATGTACAAGAGCAGCGATCACATCGGTACTAG